TGAGTTCGTCCTCCAACAAGATTTCATCCGTTCCTTTGCGTAACAACTCCAGCACTTGGCTTACAGAACCCATAACACCCCACTCCAGCAAATCGATATGTTCATTGACCACACTCAACCGACACATTAATGTTCAGGCGCAATCAAACAGGACACCTCCGCATCATGCATCGCAAAGATTTCAAGCCTCGCCCCCAGCGTCGCAGCAGCCGTCTTGGCAAGCGCCACCTTGCTGCCGCCAGTGGCGCTGGCATACTCGGGCTCACTCTCGCGGGTTTCGTTACCCCTAGCGACGCACGTGTCGACGCGGCCGCTTATGACATCAATGAAGTCAGCGATCATAACGAAACAGCGCCCTCCGGCACACGTATACACCTGCCGCTGGCGCTGCCCAAGTCATCCAGCAATGCTCTAGGTGCATTGCCGAGCGCCGAAATAACATCGAACACAGTCAGACAGGTGATTATCAAACGCGGAGACACCCTGTCCGCCATATTCAAGCGCCTCAACCTTGTCACAGACCTGAATGCACTGATGTCATCAGCTGCCGCCACGCACGCTTTGACTCTAATCAAGCCCGGAGAAAAGCTTGAATTCATCACACACGCGGGCCAGTTGCAGCGCCTGACCTACCAACCACTCAATGCTCCAGTAGCGGATTTTATACGCAATGGCTCGTCGTTCAGGCTTGATGCAACACAAAAACGCCATGAAAAACACGTGTTTTATGCCGACGGGCGCATTCGTAGTTCCCTATTCATTGACGGCCACAAAGCAGGCCTTTCTGATCGACTGATCATGCAACTGGCCGAAATTTTTGGCTGGGATATCGATTTTGCCTTGGACCTGCGTGTGGGCGACCATTTTACAGTCGTCTATGACAGCCTCTACGACAGAGGAGCCCAAGTCCGCGAAGGCAATATTCTGATCGCCGAATTCACCAACCAGGGACGCAAATTCATCGCCGTTCGGTACACCAGCCCTGACGGCAGGACAGGGTATTACGCCACCGATGGGCATAGCCTGCGCAAGGCATTCCTACGCACGCCTGTGCAATTCAGCCGCATCAGTTCACGCTTCTCCCTGCATCGCAAGCACCCGATCCTCAACCGCATCCGCGCCCACAAGGGCGTTGACTACGCAGCGCCGACAGGAACCCCTGTGCGTGCTGCCGGGGACGGCAAAGTTGCTTTCAAGGGCTGGAAGGGTGGCTACGGACGTTTCATCGTATTGCAGCACGGACAGCGCTACAGCACCGCCTACGGGCACTTGTCGCGATTCGCCTCATCACTCAAGGCAGGAGCACGCGTCAAACAAGGTCAAATCATCGGGTATGTTGGTCAATCAGGCCTCGCGACAGGCCCGCATTTGCACTACGAATTTCGTATCGGCGGAGTCCATCGAGATCCACTAGCGGTCAAACTCCCGGCAGCGGCCCCCCTCGACGCAAAATACATGACCGATTTCCGAACCAAGCTTGCACCGCTACTCGCCCAAATCGACAGCTATCATGGCGCCCAGCTCAGCCGTTTAGAGTGATGCATGAAAGAACTCTTCTTAGGGCTGATGTCCGGAACCAGCCTGGACGGCATCGATACCTGCATTGCTGCATTCGATCCGCAATTCGAAATCGTCGGCACGCACAAAGGCGATTTACCCGACGACCTGCGGCGCGAACTTATTGCACTTATCCATGATACATCACCGGATAGGCGTGGAATGCTCGCGCGCATCGGGGAACTCGATGCGCGCTTGGGAGAACTGTTCGCGCAAACCGTGCTCGACGCACTTGAGCAGCACGCCATCCCATCGACCGCGATCCGCGCCATCGGCAGCCACGGACAAACCGTCTGGCATCAGCCGCTAGGCGCCTACCCGTTCAGCCTGCAAATTGG
This genomic stretch from Acidihalobacter ferrooxydans harbors:
- a CDS encoding M23 family metallopeptidase; the encoded protein is MHRKDFKPRPQRRSSRLGKRHLAAASGAGILGLTLAGFVTPSDARVDAAAYDINEVSDHNETAPSGTRIHLPLALPKSSSNALGALPSAEITSNTVRQVIIKRGDTLSAIFKRLNLVTDLNALMSSAAATHALTLIKPGEKLEFITHAGQLQRLTYQPLNAPVADFIRNGSSFRLDATQKRHEKHVFYADGRIRSSLFIDGHKAGLSDRLIMQLAEIFGWDIDFALDLRVGDHFTVVYDSLYDRGAQVREGNILIAEFTNQGRKFIAVRYTSPDGRTGYYATDGHSLRKAFLRTPVQFSRISSRFSLHRKHPILNRIRAHKGVDYAAPTGTPVRAAGDGKVAFKGWKGGYGRFIVLQHGQRYSTAYGHLSRFASSLKAGARVKQGQIIGYVGQSGLATGPHLHYEFRIGGVHRDPLAVKLPAAAPLDAKYMTDFRTKLAPLLAQIDSYHGAQLSRLE